One window from the genome of Pseudonocardia hierapolitana encodes:
- a CDS encoding ABC transporter substrate-binding protein: MTRFSRRRVLGASAAAVGAAALAACGRPITGASAFQAAPDVMEETKTLDQLHADAMAEGGELVVYAGGDTATQQDGTRQAFLSRFPGMTLTMVVDYSKFHDVRVDNQIGTGTLVPDVVQLQSLQVFPSWKEEGLLLPYKPAGFSGVHERFKDPDGTWVAIAVIAHSFLYDSTSVGTAAPRTPPDLVDPRWKGKIASAYPHDDDAVLFLYRQYVHEYGWDFVAKLAAQGVQFARGTNTPVAAVGARHKAIGIGGPGSPNPAPGSTTRWVATDDTPFLAWGQRAAILAGAAHPAAAKLYLNWQVSTDVQRASSSGWPVRTDVAPAGGLEPIWEYPKAHVDEFEQFMSDRAEVERWRQTFALYFGEVQGDPSPGRLGLHPGRPVT, translated from the coding sequence ATGACCAGGTTCAGCAGGCGGCGGGTGCTCGGCGCGAGCGCCGCGGCCGTCGGCGCGGCCGCGCTCGCCGCGTGCGGTCGGCCCATCACCGGCGCGTCCGCCTTCCAGGCCGCCCCGGACGTCATGGAGGAGACGAAGACGCTGGACCAGCTGCACGCCGACGCCATGGCGGAGGGCGGCGAGCTCGTCGTCTACGCCGGCGGGGACACGGCCACCCAGCAGGACGGCACCAGGCAGGCGTTCCTGTCCCGCTTCCCCGGCATGACGCTGACGATGGTGGTCGACTACAGCAAGTTCCACGACGTCCGCGTCGACAACCAGATCGGGACCGGCACGCTGGTCCCGGACGTGGTGCAGCTGCAGTCGCTGCAGGTCTTCCCCAGCTGGAAGGAGGAAGGCCTGCTGCTGCCGTACAAGCCGGCCGGATTCTCCGGGGTGCACGAACGCTTCAAGGACCCGGACGGGACGTGGGTCGCGATCGCGGTGATCGCCCACAGCTTCCTGTACGACAGCACGAGCGTCGGCACCGCCGCTCCCCGCACCCCGCCCGACCTGGTCGATCCACGATGGAAGGGGAAGATCGCGTCCGCGTACCCGCACGACGACGACGCCGTCCTGTTCCTGTACCGGCAGTACGTGCACGAGTACGGCTGGGACTTCGTGGCGAAGCTCGCCGCGCAGGGCGTCCAGTTCGCCCGCGGCACCAACACCCCCGTCGCCGCGGTCGGCGCGAGGCACAAGGCCATCGGCATCGGCGGTCCGGGATCGCCGAACCCGGCACCGGGCTCCACCACCCGCTGGGTCGCCACCGACGACACCCCGTTCCTGGCATGGGGCCAGCGGGCGGCGATCCTCGCCGGAGCCGCGCACCCCGCCGCCGCGAAGCTCTACCTGAACTGGCAGGTCTCCACCGACGTGCAACGGGCCTCGTCCAGCGGCTGGCCGGTGCGCACCGACGTCGCCCCCGCCGGCGGGCTCGAACCGATCTGGGAGTACCCGAAGGCCCACGTCGACGAGTTCGAGCAGTTCATGTCCGACCGCGCCGAGGTAGAACGCTGGAGGCAGACCTTCGCGCTGTACTTCGGTGAGGTCCAGGGCGACCCGAGCCCAGGCCGGCTCGGACTGCACCCGGGCCGGCCGGTGACCTGA
- a CDS encoding shikimate dehydrogenase — protein MSIDAAIADLRRPDDGLLVGLVGSGIGPSLSPALHMREARELGLPYHYVRLDLDALRLPPEAIGDLLRQARAAGFRGLNVTHPCKQLVIPHLDALDPAAEAIGAVNTVVFDGDRAIGHNTDWTGFRDGLLDGLPDARLGRVVLIGAGGAGAAASHALLSIGAGTVDVLDVDASRAVGLAAALADRFGVGRATGHGISELADRVQAADGVVHATPMGMSEHPGLPVPPTSLRSGLWVAEIVYRPLDTELLRAARAVGCATLDGGRMAVHQAAEAFRLFTGLDADAGRMRRHLTELVRGESGAGGHRVA, from the coding sequence GTGAGCATCGACGCCGCCATCGCCGACCTCCGACGCCCCGACGACGGCCTCCTCGTGGGGCTGGTCGGGTCCGGGATCGGGCCGTCCCTGTCGCCGGCACTGCACATGCGTGAGGCGCGCGAGCTCGGCCTGCCCTACCACTACGTACGGCTGGATCTCGACGCCCTGCGGCTCCCGCCGGAGGCGATCGGCGATCTGCTGCGACAGGCGCGGGCCGCCGGCTTCCGCGGACTGAACGTGACCCACCCGTGCAAGCAGCTGGTCATCCCGCACCTCGACGCGCTCGATCCCGCCGCGGAGGCGATCGGAGCGGTCAACACCGTCGTCTTCGACGGCGACCGCGCGATCGGCCACAACACGGACTGGACGGGGTTCCGCGACGGGCTCCTCGACGGGCTGCCGGACGCGCGGCTCGGCCGCGTCGTGCTGATCGGCGCGGGCGGCGCCGGTGCGGCCGCGAGCCACGCCCTGCTGTCGATCGGCGCAGGCACGGTCGACGTCCTCGACGTGGACGCCTCGCGGGCCGTCGGCCTCGCCGCCGCACTGGCCGACCGGTTCGGGGTGGGGCGGGCCACGGGCCACGGCATCAGCGAGCTCGCGGACCGGGTGCAGGCGGCCGACGGGGTGGTGCACGCGACGCCGATGGGCATGTCCGAACATCCGGGGCTCCCGGTGCCGCCCACGTCGTTGCGTTCCGGGCTGTGGGTCGCCGAGATCGTCTACCGGCCGCTCGACACCGAGCTGCTCCGCGCCGCACGTGCCGTCGGCTGCGCGACGCTGGACGGCGGCCGCATGGCGGTGCACCAGGCCGCCGAGGCGTTCCGGCTGTTCACCGGCCTCGATGCCGACGCGGGCCGGATGCGACGCCACCTCACCGAGCTGGTGCGCGGCGAGAGCGGGGCGGGCGGACACCGCGTCGCCTGA
- a CDS encoding TetR/AcrR family transcriptional regulator has product MRERQRDADRTRAEILDVATEEFATRGFAGARVDEIAAKTRTTKRMIYYYFGSKQGVYVAVLERAYAQIRALEQRLDVEHLDPARAMRALAELTLDHHASHPDFIRLVSIENIHHAEHLRTSPVLSSLAAPAVGVLGRILERGRAAGLFRDDVDALDVHMIISSFCVFRIANRHTFQAIFGRDMLDPQFSDHHRRMIGDLVLEYLTAHVGRA; this is encoded by the coding sequence ATGCGGGAGCGGCAACGGGACGCCGACCGCACCCGTGCCGAGATCCTCGACGTCGCCACCGAGGAGTTCGCCACGCGCGGCTTCGCCGGGGCGAGGGTCGACGAGATCGCCGCCAAGACCCGCACGACCAAGCGGATGATCTACTACTACTTCGGCAGCAAGCAGGGCGTGTACGTCGCCGTGCTGGAGCGCGCCTACGCGCAGATCCGGGCGCTGGAGCAGCGGCTCGACGTCGAGCACCTCGACCCGGCCCGCGCCATGCGGGCGCTCGCGGAGCTGACCCTCGACCACCACGCGTCGCACCCGGACTTCATCCGCCTGGTGAGCATCGAGAACATCCACCACGCCGAGCACCTGCGGACGTCGCCGGTGCTGTCCAGCCTCGCGGCCCCCGCGGTCGGCGTGCTCGGTCGGATCCTCGAACGCGGCCGGGCGGCGGGGCTCTTCCGCGACGACGTCGACGCGCTCGACGTCCACATGATCATCAGCTCGTTCTGCGTCTTCCGCATCGCCAACCGGCACACGTTCCAGGCGATCTTCGGCCGCGACATGCTCGATCCCCAGTTCAGCGACCACCACCGGCGCATGATCGGCGACCTCGTGCTCGAATACCTGACCGCTCACGTCGGGCGCGCCTGA
- a CDS encoding MFS transporter — MDDSLHRVKTPRKAAVSSWIGSALEYYDFFIYGTAAALVFPKIFFPSGNPAAATIASLATFGVAYVARPVGSFILGHLGDTIGRKNVLVITLVGMGLATFLIGVLPTYEQIGIAAPTLLLVLRVAQGLAVAGEQSSASSATLEHAPAGRRAYYTSFTLAGTQFGNILATVVFIPVGALPEEALLSWGWRVPFLLSAIVMVAGLWIRRSLGESPVFVEEKQRQETPRAPLPVLFRSYTPDVLKVLFAALVSVISTLFSIYALTYGVNTMGLSRTSMLWMVALANVVALGAIPLWGMLADRIGRKPVYVAGALGPAILIWPFIWSISQQNIVLVFVFGILQSGIIYSAYSGAAFALWNEQFDTRVRMSGVAVGTQFGFALGGFAPTIAAALAGPKLENWVPVAMLGSGAALVAMIAALTMRETYRVPLEKLGRPAPETAAPA; from the coding sequence ATGGACGACTCCCTGCATCGCGTGAAGACGCCCAGGAAGGCCGCGGTCAGCTCCTGGATCGGCAGCGCCCTCGAGTACTACGACTTCTTCATCTACGGGACGGCCGCGGCGCTGGTCTTCCCGAAGATCTTCTTCCCTTCGGGCAACCCGGCAGCGGCCACGATCGCGTCGCTGGCCACGTTCGGCGTGGCCTACGTCGCGCGGCCGGTCGGCTCGTTCATCCTCGGGCACCTCGGCGACACCATCGGGCGCAAGAACGTCCTGGTGATCACGCTCGTCGGGATGGGCCTGGCGACCTTCCTGATCGGGGTCCTGCCGACCTACGAACAGATCGGCATCGCCGCGCCGACCCTGCTGCTGGTCCTGCGCGTGGCGCAGGGCCTCGCGGTGGCGGGCGAGCAGTCGAGCGCGAGCTCGGCGACCCTGGAGCACGCTCCGGCCGGCCGGCGCGCCTACTACACCAGCTTCACCCTCGCCGGCACGCAGTTCGGCAACATCCTGGCCACGGTGGTGTTCATCCCCGTCGGCGCGCTGCCGGAGGAGGCCCTGCTGAGCTGGGGTTGGCGGGTCCCGTTCCTGCTCAGCGCCATCGTGATGGTCGCCGGCCTGTGGATCCGGCGCAGCTTGGGCGAGAGCCCCGTCTTCGTCGAGGAGAAGCAGCGCCAGGAGACGCCCCGTGCGCCGCTGCCGGTGCTGTTCCGCAGCTACACACCCGACGTGCTCAAGGTGCTCTTCGCCGCGCTCGTCTCCGTGATCAGCACGCTCTTCTCGATCTACGCCCTGACCTACGGCGTCAACACCATGGGGCTGTCCCGCACGAGCATGCTGTGGATGGTCGCCCTCGCCAACGTCGTGGCGCTCGGCGCGATCCCGCTCTGGGGGATGCTGGCCGACCGGATCGGGCGCAAGCCGGTCTACGTCGCCGGTGCGCTCGGCCCCGCGATCCTGATCTGGCCCTTCATCTGGTCGATCAGCCAGCAGAACATCGTGCTCGTTTTCGTCTTCGGCATCCTGCAGTCGGGGATCATCTACAGCGCGTACAGCGGAGCCGCGTTCGCGCTGTGGAACGAGCAGTTCGACACCCGGGTCCGGATGTCGGGTGTGGCGGTGGGGACGCAGTTCGGGTTCGCCCTCGGCGGCTTCGCGCCGACGATCGCCGCCGCCCTCGCCGGGCCGAAGCTGGAGAACTGGGTGCCGGTGGCGATGCTCGGCTCCGGCGCCGCCCTCGTCGCGATGATCGCCGCCCTCACCATGCGGGAGACCTACCGGGTGCCCCTCGAGAAGCTGGGGAGGCCGGCGCCGGAGACGGCTGCCCCGGCGTGA
- a CDS encoding DMT family transporter: MYPQIAVVLAVASAICYALSAVLQEREASRQQAGGLALVARLVRRRGWWAALTATIVGALFHLGAVGAGPLVVVQPIGVSTLVIALLMGSRLGREPVPARSWAGAACVVSGLPAVLAAVPHDAVRPAIRIGGAAGYWPIAAVLAAIVAATLATALLLGTRHHPRGAAIAYAASAAVCFGFTSATAKTIWLGQVDVQRVAVGLVVVCLGTVLAQHAYRDGGLGAPLAVLTLLDPFTAGAVGMLVLGEPFGTTPVTLVLGVAGGLVTSVGVVLLSARPDARPPGTPPGEALAITPGQPSPAPASPASRGAPGRSPAW, from the coding sequence ATGTACCCGCAGATCGCCGTCGTGCTCGCCGTGGCCTCGGCGATCTGCTACGCGCTGTCGGCCGTGCTGCAGGAACGGGAGGCGTCCCGGCAGCAGGCCGGCGGGCTGGCCCTCGTCGCGCGCCTCGTCCGGCGCCGCGGCTGGTGGGCCGCCCTCACGGCGACGATCGTCGGGGCGCTGTTCCACCTCGGCGCGGTCGGCGCCGGACCGCTGGTCGTGGTGCAGCCGATCGGCGTGTCGACGCTGGTCATCGCGCTGCTGATGGGTTCGCGGCTCGGGCGGGAGCCCGTTCCGGCCCGGTCGTGGGCGGGGGCCGCATGCGTCGTGAGCGGGTTGCCCGCGGTGCTCGCCGCGGTCCCGCACGACGCCGTGCGGCCCGCGATCCGGATCGGGGGCGCCGCGGGGTACTGGCCGATCGCGGCGGTGCTGGCGGCGATCGTCGCGGCGACGCTGGCCACCGCGCTGCTGCTCGGCACCCGCCACCACCCGCGCGGTGCGGCCATCGCCTACGCAGCGTCCGCAGCCGTCTGCTTCGGCTTCACCTCCGCCACGGCGAAGACGATCTGGCTCGGCCAGGTCGACGTGCAGCGGGTCGCGGTCGGCCTCGTCGTGGTCTGCCTCGGCACGGTGCTCGCGCAGCACGCCTACCGCGACGGCGGGCTCGGGGCACCGCTCGCGGTGCTCACGCTCCTCGACCCGTTCACCGCGGGGGCGGTGGGCATGCTCGTGCTCGGCGAGCCCTTCGGCACCACGCCCGTCACCCTGGTGCTCGGGGTGGCGGGCGGGCTCGTCACGTCGGTCGGGGTCGTGCTGCTGTCCGCCCGCCCCGACGCACGGCCCCCCGGTACGCCTCCCGGGGAAGCGCTCGCGATCACGCCGGGGCAGCCGTCTCCGGCGCCGGCCTCCCCAGCTTCTCGAGGGGCACCCGGTAGGTCTCCCGCATGGTGA
- a CDS encoding PDR/VanB family oxidoreductase has product MADPFEGEVVVVSRRAESDGVVSLELGLPSGDPVPSWEPGAHIDLVLPGGLTRQYSLCGPVENDKSWRVAVLREPDGRGGSRWVHDHAHEGCTLTARGPRNHFPLLGSPRYLFIAGGIGITPLLPMISQVHASGAGWELHYGGRERASMAFLDELEGYGDHVTIRPEDQLGMLDLATVLAGPDRSTLVYCCGPAGLIDAVEERCRTWPPGALHVERFTNVITPSGDDAEFEVELRGSGVTVTVPAHLSILEAVENAGVPVLSSCTEGTCGTCETTVLEGEVDHRDVVLTDEERDAGETMMICVSRARCGRLVLDL; this is encoded by the coding sequence GTGGCGGATCCGTTCGAGGGCGAGGTCGTGGTCGTGTCCCGGCGGGCCGAGTCCGACGGGGTGGTGTCGCTGGAGCTGGGGCTGCCGTCGGGTGATCCCGTCCCGTCGTGGGAACCGGGCGCCCACATCGACCTCGTGCTGCCCGGCGGCCTCACCCGCCAGTACTCCCTGTGCGGGCCGGTCGAGAACGACAAGTCGTGGCGGGTCGCGGTCCTCCGCGAGCCCGACGGCCGCGGCGGCTCCCGGTGGGTCCACGACCACGCCCACGAGGGCTGCACGCTCACGGCGCGCGGGCCGCGCAACCACTTCCCACTCCTGGGATCGCCGCGCTACCTCTTCATCGCCGGCGGCATCGGCATCACGCCGTTGCTGCCGATGATCAGCCAGGTGCACGCGTCCGGGGCGGGCTGGGAGCTGCACTACGGCGGGCGCGAACGCGCCTCGATGGCGTTCCTCGACGAGCTGGAGGGCTACGGCGACCACGTGACGATCCGGCCGGAGGACCAGCTCGGGATGCTCGATCTCGCAACCGTCCTCGCCGGGCCGGACCGGTCCACACTCGTCTACTGCTGCGGGCCGGCCGGCCTGATCGACGCCGTCGAGGAGCGGTGCCGGACCTGGCCCCCGGGCGCCCTGCACGTCGAGCGGTTCACCAACGTCATCACCCCCTCGGGGGACGACGCCGAGTTCGAGGTCGAGCTCCGCGGCTCGGGGGTCACGGTGACCGTTCCCGCGCACCTGTCGATCCTCGAGGCCGTGGAGAACGCGGGGGTCCCGGTGCTGTCGTCCTGCACGGAGGGGACCTGCGGGACCTGCGAGACCACCGTGCTGGAGGGCGAGGTCGACCACCGCGACGTGGTGCTCACCGACGAGGAGCGCGACGCAGGAGAGACGATGATGATCTGCGTGTCCCGGGCCAGGTGCGGCCGGCTCGTCCTCGACCTCTGA
- a CDS encoding LLM class flavin-dependent oxidoreductase, which translates to MPRTITDGKAFKLGLFSANCSSGLAVTRIPERWSGSWEDNLRLARLADEVGIDFLLPIARWIGYGGETNFHEGVLDPVASAAALLAHTRRITVFSTIHTAFNHPVVAAKQLATVDQIGEGRAGINIVAGWNEPEYRAFGVELPSDHDDRYALAQEWWEVIRAIWSEPGSFDHEGRFFTLRGVEGMPKPFDGALPVLNAGSSAQGRGFAARNADFAFTIVAGPDDGAEVVRGIRERAEREYGRSVGVFTLGHVVCRPTRREAEEYLHHYAVENADWAAVDNLMRLQGLHAQSFTPEMLATFRARFAAGHGSCPLIGTPDEVADEIERFHRAGFGGMTLSFVDYVGELEYFAQEVLPRLEAKGIRLPT; encoded by the coding sequence ATGCCGAGGACCATCACCGACGGGAAGGCGTTCAAGCTCGGGCTGTTCTCCGCGAACTGCTCGTCGGGGCTGGCGGTGACCCGCATCCCCGAGCGCTGGTCGGGCAGCTGGGAGGACAACCTGCGGCTCGCGCGGCTCGCCGACGAGGTCGGCATCGACTTCCTGCTACCCATCGCCCGGTGGATCGGCTACGGCGGGGAGACCAACTTCCACGAGGGCGTGCTCGACCCCGTCGCTTCTGCCGCGGCGCTGCTCGCGCACACGCGGCGGATCACCGTGTTCTCGACGATCCACACCGCGTTCAACCACCCCGTCGTGGCGGCGAAGCAGCTCGCCACGGTGGACCAGATCGGGGAGGGCCGGGCCGGGATCAACATCGTGGCCGGCTGGAACGAGCCGGAGTACCGGGCGTTCGGCGTGGAACTGCCGTCCGACCACGATGACCGCTACGCGCTGGCCCAGGAGTGGTGGGAGGTGATCCGGGCGATCTGGAGCGAACCCGGCTCCTTCGACCACGAGGGCCGGTTCTTCACCCTCCGCGGGGTGGAGGGCATGCCGAAGCCGTTCGACGGCGCGCTGCCCGTTCTCAATGCAGGCTCGTCGGCCCAGGGGCGCGGGTTCGCCGCCCGCAACGCCGACTTCGCGTTCACGATCGTCGCAGGTCCGGACGACGGCGCCGAGGTCGTGCGGGGCATCCGGGAGCGGGCGGAGCGGGAGTACGGCCGCTCGGTGGGCGTCTTCACCCTCGGACACGTGGTGTGCCGGCCCACCCGGCGGGAGGCCGAGGAATACCTGCACCACTACGCCGTGGAGAACGCCGACTGGGCGGCCGTGGACAACCTCATGCGGCTGCAGGGCCTGCACGCGCAGTCGTTCACGCCGGAGATGCTCGCGACGTTCCGGGCCCGGTTCGCGGCCGGCCACGGCAGCTGCCCCCTGATCGGCACGCCCGACGAGGTGGCCGACGAGATCGAGCGGTTCCACCGGGCCGGGTTCGGTGGCATGACCCTGTCGTTCGTCGACTACGTCGGCGAGCTCGAGTACTTCGCCCAGGAGGTGCTGCCGAGGCTCGAGGCGAAGGGCATCCGCCTCCCGACGTGA
- a CDS encoding ester cyclase, translating into MADLEARYRAYLTCLDERRFGDLAEFVHDPVVHNDRTLTVAEFQDLLRRDATEIPDLHYAIERLLVQGDQVACRIRFDCTPAASFRGIPPTGRRISFVEHVFYRYEDGRIAQMWSLIDMDAIREQLDAGVDRR; encoded by the coding sequence GTGGCTGATCTCGAGGCCCGTTATCGCGCCTACCTCACATGCCTCGACGAACGACGGTTCGGTGACCTCGCCGAGTTCGTGCACGACCCGGTCGTGCACAACGACCGGACGCTGACCGTCGCCGAGTTCCAGGACCTGCTGCGTCGCGACGCGACGGAGATCCCGGACCTGCACTATGCGATCGAACGGCTCCTGGTGCAGGGCGACCAGGTGGCGTGCCGCATCCGGTTCGACTGCACCCCCGCTGCGAGCTTCAGGGGCATTCCGCCGACGGGGCGGCGGATCTCGTTCGTCGAGCACGTGTTCTACCGCTACGAGGACGGCAGGATCGCCCAGATGTGGTCCCTGATCGACATGGACGCCATCCGCGAGCAGCTCGACGCGGGCGTCGACCGCCGCTGA
- a CDS encoding nucleoside/nucleotide kinase family protein, with protein MTLADLVARAAALAAGPGRAVLGITGSPGAGKSTLVEALLRELDPERVAHVPMDGFHLADVALRALGRLDAKGAPDTFDVGGYVALLRRIHADAEDVIYAPAFERDLEQPLAGAIAVPRAARLVLTEGNYLLVESGRWPEVAAQLDETWFCDPRPDVRLTQLVARHITFGKEPDRARAWVAAVDEPNARLVESTRPRADVVVPADVLEALTPA; from the coding sequence GTGACGCTCGCCGACCTCGTCGCCCGGGCCGCCGCCCTGGCGGCCGGCCCGGGCCGGGCCGTCCTCGGGATCACCGGCAGCCCCGGCGCCGGCAAGTCGACGCTCGTCGAGGCGCTCCTGCGCGAGCTGGACCCCGAGCGGGTGGCGCACGTGCCGATGGACGGGTTCCACCTCGCCGACGTCGCCCTGCGCGCGCTCGGGCGCCTCGACGCGAAGGGTGCACCCGACACGTTCGACGTCGGCGGCTACGTCGCCCTGCTGCGCCGGATCCACGCCGACGCCGAGGACGTGATCTACGCGCCGGCCTTCGAACGGGACCTGGAGCAGCCGCTCGCAGGCGCGATCGCCGTGCCCCGCGCCGCCCGGCTCGTCCTCACCGAGGGCAACTACCTCCTCGTGGAGTCGGGACGCTGGCCCGAGGTGGCGGCGCAGCTCGACGAGACGTGGTTCTGCGACCCGCGCCCGGACGTGCGCCTCACCCAGCTCGTCGCCCGGCACATCACGTTCGGCAAGGAACCGGACCGGGCCAGGGCATGGGTGGCCGCGGTGGACGAGCCGAACGCGCGGCTGGTGGAGTCGACGCGGCCGCGGGCCGACGTGGTCGTTCCCGCCGATGTCCTGGAGGCGCTCACGCCCGCCTGA
- a CDS encoding sugar phosphate isomerase/epimerase family protein, with the protein MTNPIGVHALVWVGDTSPSALSEAVARTKTAGYDLLELSLHDAKQLDTAAARAELQAAGIGVACSRGLAFDADVSSTDPAVVDRGAQLLVDSLTTTRELGATILTGALYSALGKYSAPLSDAGRANVVRVLRELAAEAAGQGMTLGLEICNRYETHVINTAHDALRLADDIGADNVVIHLDTYHMNIEEDDLVRPVYEVGDRLGYVHIGENHRGYLGSGHLDFGAFFHALADIRYTGPITFESFSSAVVSPGLSSDLAVWRNLWSDGADLAAHARSFIAGQLAASRPR; encoded by the coding sequence GTGACCAACCCGATCGGCGTCCACGCACTCGTGTGGGTGGGCGACACCAGCCCGTCCGCTCTGAGCGAGGCGGTGGCCCGCACCAAGACGGCCGGCTACGACCTGCTGGAGCTGTCGCTCCACGACGCGAAGCAGCTCGACACCGCGGCCGCGCGAGCGGAGCTGCAGGCCGCGGGCATCGGCGTGGCGTGCTCGCGCGGGCTCGCGTTCGACGCCGACGTCTCGAGCACCGACCCCGCCGTCGTCGACCGCGGGGCGCAGCTGCTCGTCGACTCGCTGACCACCACCCGCGAGCTCGGCGCCACCATCCTCACCGGGGCGCTCTACAGCGCGCTCGGCAAGTACTCGGCACCCCTGTCCGACGCCGGGCGGGCCAACGTGGTGCGGGTGCTGCGCGAGCTGGCCGCCGAGGCCGCCGGGCAAGGCATGACGCTCGGGCTGGAGATCTGCAACCGCTACGAGACCCACGTGATCAACACGGCGCACGACGCCCTGCGCCTCGCCGACGACATCGGCGCCGACAACGTCGTGATCCACCTGGACACCTATCACATGAACATCGAGGAGGACGACCTCGTCCGCCCGGTGTACGAGGTGGGCGACCGGCTCGGCTACGTGCACATCGGCGAGAACCACCGCGGCTACCTCGGCTCGGGGCACCTCGACTTCGGCGCGTTCTTCCACGCGCTGGCCGACATCCGCTACACCGGCCCGATCACGTTCGAGTCGTTCTCGTCGGCCGTCGTCTCCCCGGGGTTGTCGAGCGACCTGGCCGTGTGGCGCAACCTGTGGTCCGACGGCGCCGACCTCGCCGCGCACGCCCGGTCGTTCATCGCGGGGCAGCTCGCGGCCAGCCGCCCCCGGTGA
- a CDS encoding aminotransferase — MRLNHWTVETTDSPIGAAHALVERRARKRELLDLSQAAPQYPAAPEVLEHVVATARNPRGGDYVEIAGLPHLREAFAAELSAAYRGQVQAEHVIVTAGCNQAFCLVASALAAPGDEVVLTLPYYFNHDMWLRMSGIVPVYLEPGPDLVPTPEAAEALITPRTRAIVVVTPGNPSGATAPPERIAALAEVAARHDVALVLDETYRSFRDTDEPPHALFADPEWARTVVSLHSFSKDFAIPGYRVGALVASPDLGREVTKLLDCVAICAPRIGQEAAWAGLTMAQEWRRERAREIAERRHRFATVMVDRPGGFELLSAGGLFGWVRHPFAGRPTEDVVSELVVDHDTLVIPGTAFLPDDRGTFRVSLSNADHDALTDFAGRLASAGRAASQRSRTGTPATPS, encoded by the coding sequence GTGCGATTGAACCACTGGACGGTCGAGACGACGGACTCCCCGATCGGGGCGGCACACGCGCTCGTCGAGCGCCGCGCGAGGAAGCGCGAGCTGCTCGACCTGTCCCAGGCTGCGCCCCAGTACCCGGCCGCCCCCGAGGTGCTGGAGCACGTCGTCGCGACCGCCCGGAACCCGCGCGGCGGGGACTACGTGGAGATCGCGGGCCTCCCGCACCTGCGCGAGGCGTTCGCCGCCGAGCTCTCGGCCGCGTACCGCGGGCAGGTGCAGGCCGAGCACGTGATCGTCACCGCAGGCTGCAACCAGGCGTTCTGCCTCGTCGCGTCGGCGCTCGCCGCGCCCGGCGACGAGGTGGTGCTGACGCTGCCGTACTACTTCAACCACGACATGTGGCTGCGGATGTCCGGGATCGTGCCGGTGTACCTCGAACCGGGGCCCGACCTGGTTCCCACCCCCGAGGCCGCGGAGGCCCTGATCACCCCGCGGACCCGGGCCATCGTGGTGGTGACGCCGGGCAACCCGAGCGGCGCCACCGCGCCGCCGGAGCGGATCGCCGCGCTGGCGGAGGTGGCGGCCCGGCACGACGTCGCACTGGTCCTCGACGAGACGTACCGGTCGTTCCGCGACACCGATGAGCCGCCGCACGCGCTCTTCGCCGACCCGGAATGGGCCCGCACCGTCGTCAGCCTGCACAGCTTCTCCAAGGACTTCGCCATCCCGGGCTACCGCGTCGGCGCGCTGGTCGCCTCCCCCGATCTGGGCCGGGAGGTCACGAAGCTGCTCGACTGCGTCGCCATCTGCGCCCCGCGGATCGGCCAGGAGGCCGCATGGGCCGGGCTCACCATGGCGCAGGAGTGGCGGCGGGAGCGGGCCCGCGAGATCGCCGAGCGGCGCCACCGGTTCGCCACCGTGATGGTCGACCGGCCCGGCGGCTTCGAGCTGCTCTCCGCGGGCGGGTTGTTCGGCTGGGTCCGCCACCCGTTCGCCGGGCGCCCCACCGAGGACGTCGTGAGCGAGCTCGTCGTCGACCACGACACGCTGGTCATCCCGGGCACCGCCTTCCTCCCGGACGACCGCGGAACGTTCCGCGTCAGCCTCAGCAACGCCGATCACGACGCGCTCACCGACTTCGCAGGCCGCCTCGCCTCCGCCGGGCGAGCCGCTTCCCAGCGGTCCCGCACCGGCACACCGGCCACCCCGAGCTGA